The DNA sequence TGCACAGGAGGGGTACACTGAGGCTAAGGAAGTTGCCAAGGTCACGCTGATAAAGAGAAACTTAAAGTGCTCAAGAACctgcaaggagagagggagaacagagggGAGGACACGAgaccagggcagagagaggagcggGCAGAAGGTGCACGCCTGTCTGCGGCAGAGAGGGCTTTTGGCTTCTGCCGGGAGGGAAGGATGTACCTTGTTCACGGCCACCCTCCGGCCACGGCCTGTTGGGGTCTGGTGTGgaagggggagatggggaggaggctggggcaggcTGCAGGCCAGAGGTGACGGGGATCCGGACCAGGGAGGAGGTCACGGAGACCAAGGGCAGTGGTCAGAGATTGAGGATGATGTTCCTGAATGGGTGGCAGCAGGGGGCCTGGAGGACAAGCCACAAAGAGTGGGGGGTGAGGCTGAGAACTCTAGCGTAAAGGCATCCTGGGGAAGAATGTTCTAGGCAGTGGAATAGCTTGTGTAAGAAGAGCCTGGAACCAGAATAGAGATAGCTGGAGGATAAGGCCTGGGGCGACACAGGCCAGGCCTCTGACACTCACTGggttcccctcccaccccaagaGAAGAGCTGTGTCAACAGCCCTCAAGACGCCCCCCTGAGCATCTGAAATCCTTTATTGGTAGATCATTGCTGTTTACCATATAGAAGACTCGAGAGCGGATGAACAGTGAAAACAGAGCCCATAGTGACTGGAGCAGGCCTCTGGGCTGGggaccctccccacaccccacggACCAGCCTAGCgacctccacccctccctggacCCTCAGGCCTTTGGCATAATGCtgatgggtgggggggtggggggggtggcctGCAGGCAGTGAAGCCCCTTGACTCAAAGCAGAGACTTGGATGAGCACTGAGGTGGGGGCAGTGGGATGGGGGCAGCTCTCTCCCTGACCCGGGCCGGGCGGGAGCAGCGAAAGTGGAGGaagccaggagctggggagaggcatctatttttgttttctgaaaagggGCACGCGGGGGCCTGCGGGCAGGCAGGCGGCAGCCGGGGCGAGTCACGCGCTGACATCCTTCTTGTCGCCTGGCTTGGGGCCGGCTTCCAGCAAGGGGTCCCCGgggcctgcctcctccccctccttggcCTCGCTGGACTTGGAGTTGGGGACCCAGAGGCCAGAGTCGATGCAGCGCTGCATGTGGTACTTCGCATCCTGTGGGGAGAGAGGTGGTGAGTGAGGCCGGGCTGCGGCCTTCTAGCGGCCCTGCCCACGCCCTGCGTATCCCTAGACGTTCTTATTGCTTGTTCTAGCCCAGAGCTGGCCCAAGGGACTCTGCAACGATGGAAGTGGCCTGTAATCGGCATCATCCAACACGGCAGCCACCAGCCGCATGTGGCTGCCAAAACTCCAGTGGCCAgtgcgggggaggaacagaactTTACATTTTACTTAACTTTAATTCAAATTAAACAACGTACATCCAGAACAAAAGCTACGTTCCGGTAAAATGCATCTACTTAATAAAGACAGGCACTGAGCCTGTGAACCAGTTTGAAGACCCCAGGTCTAGAGAGCCATTCTCATGGAAGCTTCTAGTAATCCTGGGCCAGGTCCTGCAACTagacccatttcacagaggaggaactAGTGTGGCCAACGAGCGAGCCAAGTGGCAGGAATGGGATCAAACCAAGGTCTAGGAAGACACAAAGTCCTGTCTACCAGCACTATTACTGTTCCTAGTAACACCACCAGCCAGGGGCGCCTGACTGTCTCAGTCAGTAGCAGGGCACGCGACTCGTGATCTctgggtcacgagttcaagcccacacTGGGCGTAGACCTTACTTAATAAAACAGTTGACGTTTACCGAGTGTTCAGCCATTTTCCGTACTAGCATAGAAACCGTGGTTTGATGGGGTAACCGAGGCTGGGGAGCAGAGCCCCTTTCTTGGGCAAAGGTGGAGTCAGCCTGGTGTGCCCACTATGCTCATAAACGGCCCATGGTGACAGTGACACTCAATGGCAGGGGATATGCTGAAAGTTCCGTGTTCGCTGCTGGAGTCACACCGGAGGTGCTCCGCGTACGTAAACGAGCGCATGGCACGAAAGCCTGGCTGCCTCCCGTGCCGGCCACGAGGGGACGCGACCTCCCTTGTTCCTCTGGGAAGCCCAGAGGGGACACTGCTACCGGCAACGTAGGCaggcggggctggggagggacggGCGGGGGACACCTCGCTCTCCCTGGATGCTCAGCTTGGCTGGTGGGCGGGCCTGGGGCGCGGTTACTCACGGTGGGGTCCATCTTGCTGATGGCGTCTTGAAGCATCTGCACATCTTTCACGTCGAAGCATTTCTGCAGTTCCTGCGGGTGCAGATGGGCCGGGGTCAGGAGCCGGGTCCCCGGGGAGTCCCGCCTGCTGCCCACCCGGGGCAGGGGAGCCGGAGCCGCACCTCAGGGAGAGACTCGTAGACCTCCACGGGGTCCAAGCCGCCGGGGCCGAGCCGCTTCCGGCGCTCCTCCTCCTCGTATTCCTTCATGGCCTTCTCGATGCGCAGCTTGGCGCGGCCCCGCACGCGCTCCTTGAAGGCCTCCAGTTCGTCGTTGAAGCCCTCCATGTACTGGCGGTCGGCCGTCTGCAGGGTCGGGGCCGGGAGGTACTCACTGGGCCGGACccaggacccccccccaccccccgcagcaGGCCCTCAGACCCTCAGTCAGTCTCCTCCACGGGACAACCTCCGAGCCAGTCCCACCGTCCACATGCTAACGGCCACCGGCCTGCACGCCTCCTGAGCTACAGACCTGTGATGTGACGCTCACCTCCTGCACGTCCCCGAGGGGCTCTGCAGGCACCTCAAGGTCGGCACAGCCAACCCGATCTCTGCATCACCCCCACCGGCTGCCCGGGTAGCTCTGTTCCTCCAGGCGCTTGGGTGAGAAACCCCACGTGCCCTtgactctgtccctccccccccccccgtagggACTTCCGGCACGTCCTGTCAGCTCCCCTTTTAGATTCTGTCTGGGGGCCAACCGGTCTGTGGCCCCTGCACGTCTCTGCCCTCTCCTGATACCGCGGGTTCTGATCCCACGGGCCTGAGTCTGAGGTGGACAGGTGGACTGTGGCCCGCGCCCCACCCGACCCGGCTCCTGGGCCGCGACCTTGATCTTGGTGAAGAACTGCCGGAAGCAGGCGCGGGGATCCACCTTCAGGCTCTTAGCCAGCTCCAGGATGAACTGCATGACGATGGTCTGGTGGGCCACCTGCTCCATGAGTGCACATTTCTGCCGAGGGAGAGCAGCGTGTCACCGAGTGGTGGCCTCAGGGCAGGGCTTTTCCCAGTCGCAGGGCAGGCTCCACTCACCTCCTCCACCTCTAGGTCAATGCACCAGATGACCAGGTAGTTGGCGGTCTCCTCGCACACCAGATGGACGTTGTCTGACAGGTACTTCTGGCTGTCGTCCCAGCGACGGAGCATGCCTACGAGACACCGAGACACCGTCCGTCGGTGAGGCGCTGAAGGGCCCAGCCCCCTGTCGTCCGCACCCCCCACCAGGGGGCCCCCGCCACCCCGCGCCCAACTCACCAAAGTGCTTGATCTGTTTCTCGTACTTCTCCACGAACGTTTTGTGTTTCTGCTCCCTCACTTCCTCCGACTCCTCCTCCGCCTGCTCTGGCTTGGTATTGACCATGCTCTGTGATGGGGCGAGAGGGGGAGTGGGCTGGGGCGAGGCCGCACGGCGCCTCCAGCTCGGCCGGCTGGGCCGAGGCCGCAGCGCCCATCCCATCCACGGCGGAGGTGGTGACGGCGCCATGAGCATCGAGGCGGCGGGAGCGTGGGTGTGGCAGGTGTGGCCTCGCACTAGGGCCTTCGGGCAGATCAGAGGGGGGTACCAGTGGGGTGCTCCATCCGCCCAGCCCCACGCCTTTCCCTCCCCGCCCGGGGCCCGCCagtccatccctccctccaccgGCACAATCCttgccccccacctgcctgcccgcCACCCAGTGACcctgcccggccccgcccccgcaccTTGCTGAAGCCGTCCTTGCTGAGCGTGTCCACGTTCCAGGGCATGCTCTTCTCCTTCTTGCGCatctcctccagcttctgctcCCAGCTCCGCTCCTCCTTGCGCAGCTGCTGAGCCTCAGCCTGCAGCCGCTCCAGCTCCGCCTTGCTGCCCTCGCCCTCCGCCGCCTCCAGCTCCTTCAGCCTCCGCTGGCACTCGGCCACCTTGCGCCTGCATTCGCGGCAgcccctctccagctcctccttctccttctggaactgcTCCATGCGCTCCACCCGGGCCTGTGGGCAGAGGCAGCCCTTCACTCTGGGGAAGGGCCTGTCCCCTgaccccagccccgccccatcCCGTCCAGCAGCATCGGGGACGGCCCCAGGGGGGTGTCCGCACCACAGACACCCGGCAGCTTCCCTTCCGCCCCACCTGCACACACCTGTGCGAGTCCACCCACCGCTGAGGACCCTCCCTCCTCGGCATCCGCATCACTCAGAGCAAAAGCCCAAGTCCTATCCCTGACCCTGACCCACAAGGCCGTGCACCAtctgccctgcccccttcctccagtCACAACGGCTGCCTCCCCTTTCCTTGAACCCACTTCAAACCTCAGGGCATTTGTACCGgctgctggctctctctccagATTTCCCTCCCACCACCGCTTACTCCCTCCCGTGcttaccagtctttttttttttttaatgtttatttatttttgaaagagacagcgagcaggggaggggcagagagagagggagacacagaatccgaaacaggctccaggctctgagctgtcagcacagagcccgacgtggggcttgagcccatgaaccgtgagatcatgactggagttgaagtcggacacttaactgattgagccacccaggcgcccccttatcgTGTTTTAGACACCGTATCCCTCTAAGGGTAATAGCTCCGTGGAGGTGGGGCTCTGCTCACTCTCGTGTCTGCACACACAAGTGCACAGTAAAGGCTCAGGAAACACTCGTTGGGTGAATAAAGTAATGAAATACTGAATGGGGGTCTCAGGCTCCCCCTCTTCCTTGGAGCCGCCCTCAGTGACACTCGggtgccctcccctgctcagcaaCCTCCTCCAGCCATCTCTGCCCCTGACTGAGGCCTGCTCGCTGgccctgtctttccttccttctatgcTACCCAGTCCTGATGGCTCTCACTTCCAGATGTCCCTCCAATTTGCTCCACCCCAAGTACGGCTCCTGGACCGCTGCCCAAACCCCTTCAGCTGTCTCCGGGCCAGTACCCCACCCTGAGCGTTAGCTTGGAACCCCCCCCAGtctcccatcccccccaccccagctatTGCTCCCCAGACCTTCTCTTCTGCTGCACCCCAAGCTCAGATAGCACCCCCCCTCATTCCTGCTCTCGCTCAGTTCCTCGTTGGACCCCGTGTAGCATCGCATGGCCCTGTCTACTCTCCATCCCTGCTCAGCTCCATCATCTCAGTGCCTGCTCAATCCAGAGCCACTGACGGGGCCCCGAAAAGTGCCAGTGCCTTCCATCACTGGTCCCCCAATCTAGACTCAGAGGCTGCCAGAGGAGTCTTTGAAATACGcgcatcttggggcgcctgggtggctcagtcggttgagcgtctgacttcagctccggtcacgatctcgcggtccgtgagttcgagccccgcgtcaggctctgggctgatggctcagagcctggaacctgtttccgattctgtgtctccctctctctctgcccctcccccgttcatgctctgtctctctctgtctcaaaaataaataaatgttaaaaaaaaaaattaaaaaaaaaaaaaaaatgaaatacgcGCATCTGTCTTCAGTCCTCCTGGATACCCCAACCTGAACTGTCTGGGTTCAGATGGGAACCCTGACCCTTGCCCCAAGCTGCCCAGATGGCACCAAGGCCCCACAGGGGCCTGGGTCCCACTCTCCTCTCCCAACTCTGGGTCCCAGGCAGATGCTGGCCCTTAAGGTTCCCCAAATGCAACAGCCCTCTTGACTCTTAGccttgcacatgctgttccttccatCTGGAACTCTTTTCCCCTCACTCCACCTACACAGAGCCTTTCACAAGTGCCCCCACTCTGCATCAGTGAGCCCCAAAGGCCCCTTCGCGATCACCAGAACATAGGATAAGATGCTGGAGGACAGCCGCAGGACCCCAAATGTGGGGTCATACCCCATGGCCTCCAAGTAAAGGCTGGATGTCCTTGGGTCAATCCCCTAACTTCTaaggacctcagtttcctcatctgtcaaatgcaGACAACAGCACCCTCACGGGGTTGCACCGGGAGAAGCCAAGATTACAAGTTAGGACAGATGGTCCAGAGCCATGCTGGATACTCAGCCATGGCGGCTATAGTCCTTACTATCCGAGGggacactccctctctctgcctttctctttgggGACTGTTCTGGGgctcaaacaagaaaaaatgcaCTTCAAGCATTTAGACGGATTTGCCAGAGCAAATGCCCGATAACTGGGAGTGGTTGTTGCCACAGTCACATCacccagctccaccacttacgGGCAACATGACCTTGGCTGAGTCACTTCCACTCTCACAGCCTTTGTATTCCTCGTTGTGAAATGGGCCCTCAAGAGCTATTCCAAGGGAACAGCTTGCATACTGTTCCTACTCAGTAATGAATACACCCCACGGTTATCACCACTGTCACGGCCGCCGCTACCAGAAAGGTCTGCTAAGTCACTTCTGTGCCTTATTCGAGGCTGTATCTCCAGGTtctagcacagagccaggcacctGGTGGGTGAGGGTCAGGAAACGGGGCCCTCCTCTAATGCCCCACAGGACCTATACAATCAATCTCAAGCCTCACTTTCCCCCCATGTGGTCAAAGGTTGAGGAGGCCCTTGCTTcgtggaggggaaagagaaagaagccgTGGGCTCCATCACTTCCCCCACCTCCACGATGGGCCTGCGGGGCCCTGGAGGCTTCCTGCTGCCTTGTGAGGAGCTCTCTGGAGTTGGCATTACAGCTGGCCTCAGGTGGTGGCGGGAAACTATCACCCTGCTGGCCTATGCTGGGCGGCCACCAAGCTCTTCTCGGTGTCCTCTGAGTGGCCGCCAGGGAGGCTGAAGCTAAATAAAGCCATCCCGGAGCTGGCAGGGGCAGCGGGCTGGGCAGGGCAGAAGCCACCGCAGAGAGAAGGGGCCGGCAGGGCTCACCACCCTCCTGCCTTACGGACAGAAAGACCGAGGCCATACAGTTCAATGGAAGGAGCCACGAGGAACCAGTAACAGTAGCTGTATTTGGACAAGGAAGCCAGGGAACTGGGGCTGGGAGACTCCCTTGTCCCCTTCTGGAACCTCTGGAATTTTTCTTTACCACGAACGCGAATTACCTAAATAACAATGATGACAGAGAGCGGTTCAAGCTTACAGACAGCTCATCACACATCAGATGTTGTCTCAAGGACATTACACACATTAAGTAAGGAAGGGAACCCCAGGGACGACTGGGTGGcacagttaagcgtccggctcccgatttcagctcaggttgtcaTCTCGTgcttcatgggatcgagccccgtgtcagcctgcctgggagtctctgtccctttctctctgctcctccccccacccctgtgcgtgctcactcgctctctctctctctctcaaaaaaaaaaaaaaaaaaaaaaaaattaaaaaaaacaaacattaacaaaataaggTAACTCCTCATAATGACCCTATTGGGTGGACACGCTTAGTATTCCCAGCCGGGGAAATTTAGGCACAAAGAGAGAAGACGACTCACTAGAGGTCGTACAGTAAGTCAGTGATTGAGAAGCGAGGATTGGAACTTAGGTGTGCTGGCCCACACTCGGAAGCACACCAGACTACCTTTACACtaatcccccctccccctcccatgtgGGGACTCTCTCTCCCAGCCCCGAGCCGAGTACCAGCTGGGCCTAATCTCGTTTCAGTCTTAGGATGGTCTCTAGGGGCAGGGAAAGTAAAGGAGTAAGTGGGAGGGCTGGGATTAGAACCCAAGCTTGCCTGCCACTGAATGGGGCGCTAAAGATGGttacctcccctcccccgccccaacacTCTCCGCTATAGCTACAGGGCCCTCAGCAGGACGGGGAAAAGGTCCTGTgcccagagggaggaaggcaTGGCGGGCAGGATTCTGCAGGAGAGGGGGCACCAGGTGGGGGCCTTCCCACCCGGCAGGACCAAACTGTTCTTCACACAGCTGTATAGATTAACCTCTTTATGTGACAGAAATAGGTGTTCCCAAGAATAGTCTTTAGAGCTCTGCGGAGGTCTCAagcatttcataataaaatgttacacACGGCAAGTAAAGGAAAGTGCTAGAACTTTCTTCTTACACTCAGTGGCTTGCCTGGCAGGTAAGGCCCAAGAGATTGCTGCTTTAAGGTAAGGGCTGGACATGGGCTTGGGAACCAGATGTAGGGACTAGAGACACTGCAGGATGGGGAAGGGCCCTTCTAGGAGGTTCTGGATAAATGACTGGGAGTTGCTATATgcgagggtggggtggggaattcCTAAGTGGAAGGTTCTGAGAAATACACACCCTCAGTGTGAGTGTAACATGCATAAGTATGTGGGTGTAGGAGCTCCGATTTGGGGGAGCAAGAGGTTAGAATATTAGGTCTTATGAGACCTGTTCTGTTGGTCTGTGAGCACTGCTGGGCAGGGAGAGGCGGGAGGACACCCAGGTAGGACTCCAGGATCTGGATTGGGGGGCAAATAGATAAAAGAAAGGGCAGTAAATTTGGAATCAGATTGGGAGGGTCCCTCATGACAGCAGGGGCAATTGGGGTGCCTGACAGCAGCAGACCAagctggggacaggagggaggccAGGTGGGTTTGGATGTTGGACCTGAGTTGGTATAAGGCATTCCTAGGCTACCTACAGGAAGCTGTTGGGGGTGGCTGGTGCCTGG is a window from the Leopardus geoffroyi isolate Oge1 chromosome A2, O.geoffroyi_Oge1_pat1.0, whole genome shotgun sequence genome containing:
- the CDC37 gene encoding hsp90 co-chaperone Cdc37 isoform X2 → MVDYSVWDHIEVSDDEDETHPNIDTASLFRWRHQARVERMEQFQKEKEELERGCRECRRKVAECQRRLKELEAAEGEGSKAELERLQAEAQQLRKEERSWEQKLEEMRKKEKSMPWNVDTLSKDGFSKSMVNTKPEQAEEESEEVREQKHKTFVEKYEKQIKHFGMLRRWDDSQKYLSDNVHLVCEETANYLVIWCIDLEVEEKCALMEQVAHQTIVMQFILELAKSLKVDPRACFRQFFTKIKTADRQYMEGFNDELEAFKERVRGRAKLRIEKAMKEYEEEERRKRLGPGGLDPVEVYESLPEELQKCFDVKDVQMLQDAISKMDPTDAKYHMQRCIDSGLWVPNSKSSEAKEGEEAGPGDPLLEAGPKPGDKKDVSA
- the CDC37 gene encoding hsp90 co-chaperone Cdc37 isoform X1, giving the protein MVDYSVWDHIEVSDDEDETHPNIDTASLFRWRHQARVERMEQFQKEKEELERGCRECRRKVAECQRRLKELEAAEGEGSKAELERLQAEAQQLRKEERSWEQKLEEMRKKEKSMPWNVDTLSKDGFSKALVRGHTCHTHAPAASMLMAPSPPPPWMGWALRPRPSRPSWRRRAASPQPTPPLAPSQSMVNTKPEQAEEESEEVREQKHKTFVEKYEKQIKHFGMLRRWDDSQKYLSDNVHLVCEETANYLVIWCIDLEVEEKCALMEQVAHQTIVMQFILELAKSLKVDPRACFRQFFTKIKTADRQYMEGFNDELEAFKERVRGRAKLRIEKAMKEYEEEERRKRLGPGGLDPVEVYESLPEELQKCFDVKDVQMLQDAISKMDPTDAKYHMQRCIDSGLWVPNSKSSEAKEGEEAGPGDPLLEAGPKPGDKKDVSA